In Intestinibacillus sp. Marseille-P6563, a single genomic region encodes these proteins:
- a CDS encoding MarR family winged helix-turn-helix transcriptional regulator: MPHQTITILKYISVIQRNTQRYFDSMLEQRGIGSGQQFFLLRISENPGVTMYDLSQIGNFDKGTVTKAVQKLAEEGYVKVTVDPSDKRVRHLHVTEQAKLVIEEIYTLRNRWIDQLMTDLTPEQRDALFQTLKTMSEYSCTGLQELCQQKETPHES; the protein is encoded by the coding sequence ATGCCTCATCAGACAATCACCATCCTCAAGTACATCTCGGTCATCCAACGCAACACCCAGCGATATTTCGACTCTATGCTGGAGCAACGTGGGATTGGCAGCGGTCAACAGTTCTTCCTGCTGCGTATTTCGGAAAATCCGGGCGTCACCATGTATGACCTATCCCAAATCGGCAACTTCGATAAAGGTACGGTCACAAAGGCCGTGCAAAAGCTGGCCGAAGAAGGGTATGTCAAAGTCACCGTAGACCCATCGGATAAGCGCGTGCGCCATCTGCACGTCACCGAGCAGGCCAAGCTGGTCATTGAAGAAATCTATACGCTGCGCAACCGCTGGATCGATCAGCTGATGACCGATCTGACCCCAGAACAGCGGGATGCTCTGTTCCAAACCCTGAAAACCATGTCCGAATACTCCTGCACCGGCTTGCAGGAATTATGTCAGCAAAAGGAGACCCCGCATGAAAGCTGA